Below is a window of Plasmodium gaboni strain SY75 chromosome 11, whole genome shotgun sequence DNA.
cATAAGAAGATTTAATTAAACAAGGtatattatacaaaatatttgaCTTGAATATATCCTTATTTTCCTCAGATATAAACTTTTCCTCACTTTCTGAATATTCAAAATTCTCACTACTATTATATGGAACACAGAAAAAAGATTTTTCATTAaacaaaattttattattaaccAAACTATTAAAGGGACATACTTTTATTTCGGGAAGTATCAGATTTATGTCGTTTACTATGTTACTTTCATTAACCATATATGGATTTTCTCCtatcacatatattatattgcTATAAGGAATCATACTTTGATTTCTAATACTAAACGTGTCTActacatttattatatttgtattttcatttttcatTAGAGAACCCAATAAACTTGttattttaatatgatttctaaaatcatttttattcttatcTTCAATCAAATTGTTAATActtaaaattaaagaagAATCATCAGAATGatctaataatatattagagtaatttattaaatcattaagttcaatatatttattatcattattataattaacATCAGTAATTAATGCTTTTTCTCTATAATAGTcaagaatatatttatttataccCTTATTTAAACTATCATGATCAAATAATTTACTAATTTctttaataaatacattGATTATATGCATTAAATGACGTAAGTTCTTTTTCCCTTTCTTTgttaaatttattaatattccataatttacataatatttattacaCGAACTTATTACTTTTAAATCATATGCATACTGATTTTCTACacatattttatcatacaaaccattttttcttaaatcTAAAAGTATATCATGTATAAAAGTTATAGATCCATATTCTTCaattttcttatataaatcaaTACTAATTTTAGAGCTccaatataaataaatctGATCTCTCCATCcctctttttttaaaatttcaATATATCGACCCTTTTGGTTTAAATCAAGtacataattattaaattcatttataagttcaataaattttattttttcttccttATCCTTAGAATTATTTTGTGTAGCATTATAAACCAATCTGctatcattataattatcttttttttcaatattgAATGTGTCATCTTTTAAGTGTACAATgtgtttttctttttctcTTTTATTACTTTCGTTCAAATTGTCgtaatttttaattttttcaaaaatgTCTATAACAAATTTTTCTATATCATTCATGCTATAATGATCATAAGAATTTCCTTTTTTCCCTAATAATATAGTAAGTGCCATATTTTTAGGTTGATAACATTTTTTGTGGAAATTATACAAGAgtttttttatgtttagaccattttttaatacattattacacaatgtaatataatttccatgaaaaaaaaattttgaataCTTTAAATCTGTTATAAATTGACTAATCATTTTTAGACAGtttaaagaattattttccatagaaatatatttattatttatttctcTAACTTCATTTTCTATAAAGTCTTCATCAAATAATggataaaataaattttgtgaaaataatgttagtatattataaatattttcagATTTACCAATAGCGTAATAGGTAGTAAAAGACTCACCTATGCGACTATTATTTTCTGATGAATATTTTCCTAATTCACTTAATAATGTTgtaattcttttttcaGATTTGTAAAAAATAGCATGTCTTAATAGATTAGAAATTCCTGGAATATCACGAAAATCATCATACCCTCCACAATTAACAGAAATAGAAAAACCTCCTTTTGgtgaatatttatttattattccTAAAACTTTTAATTCATTACTTTTcaatttaaaatattcatattcATTCCAATCATTTTCCCCTTTTTTTAAAGTTGATTTTTCTGAAAACATATTTGTTTCACCCTTTCTGtttatttcatttaaattatcatcTCTTACTTCTGAAGATGGAACATTATGTAATTCATCCtttgtatatttttcaaattctgttggttttattttttttaatatagCATTTGTAGAATTTTGAATATCTGTTATTGGATCATTTTTGGAATATTgaatattttgttcatgattttcctttattttttcagGGTTCATAATTTCTTCTATAATATTCTGCTTATTTTCTTcgttatttttttttatttttccgatttcatttttattgtaatttccttttttatcTAATTCATTATAAGAATGATCAATAGGAggtattttattattatcttcatcGTTTTCGTTATTTGTTAATGTCTTttgaaaatttttattttcagGTAAATATGCATTTTTAATGTCTTCTTCCCTAAATGATTGTTCCAATTTTTTATCTGATTCATTTTTGTtgtataaatttatatctCTTTCATGTAGGTTATTGATATTTACATCTGTTTGattattcaaatatttGTCCTTATTTCTTCCTTCTTTCAATGTATCATTATTTACATTTGTTTTTTCTGtattaaaaacatatttattttcatttgaattcttcatattgtattcttttttttcattgTTTTTATTCGTTGTAATGCTATGtccatttttattatcttctGTTAATGTTgcattatattttgtatcattattcttaaaatttttaatatcatttGATTTTAAATTACTATCATATTGTTTTGATGTTTCAGATATTTTATCAATGTCTTTGTTTTCTAAAATCTTTCCATTAGATGAAAATTTATTGTGATTTTTAATAGGCACCTCTTTCTTTGTCAATGTTGGTATTCCTAAGTTATTGTTACTATTACTTTGTTGTTCTGGTTCCGATAtcttattatatgtttctGTATActtattaaaatttttattatcaattactttattcatattaaatttataattattcaatttattatttcttttatttttcccTTCCTTAAttaaatcattattatattttaaatcaacgttatttttttcatataaattgTTATCGTCTCTGTctgtattatttttgtcTACAGATATGATATttactttatttttatattgtacattattattaatatcattgttattaaaaatatgttcattatttaaatcattttcattttgtccttttatatatgtttcctttttttcatttgaaGTAGATGATGAATTAAAGgtttcatttttttctgtgtttttattaatatcgTTTTTATTTGAATGATCTGATCCCGTTAATTTATTTAACTCTGAATTATtaacaatatttttttcttcataaGATTCATTGATcttatcattatttataacatCATTTGCagaataatttaaattagTTATGTCACTTTTATTAATGTATGCATTTGTGCTATAAATATCATAGGGATCATTCagtatattattataaatatttttatgaatcATATTAccattttcattatttttttcatttatatcatcttGTTCTGTTGTATTatctaatatattatcaGTTTTTAATTCAACATTTGCATTTTgattttcatttatattatgtatattattatttccttttgatatactatttattttcttttctgtactattattcacatttttaatatcatttaCAACCttgtcatttttttcaCTTAGCGTTTCTTCATTGATAAGATTAcgtaataataatgatgattCATTTTTCATAACATCTCTATTtactttattatttttatccCTTTTAGACGGATCAGAATTAAGACCAAATAGCATTGCTCGAAGCTCTTGATCATTTAATCCATAGTTATTTTTACTATTATTCAATGAATTTTGACAACttgaatatttttgaaaaacTAAAATTAGTaggataaaaatattaattgtCAAATATTTGGTTATTTTTGTATgtttcattatatttatatatatgtaatacaaaataacaaaaaatttGCCCCCTTTTTTTAAATCCTTATAACTCTATAAATATTCTATATCAATTCGTATGGAAATTTACAcaataaacaaaaataatttttatacatatatataatatatttcgttaaatataatttaataatatcatgAAATAGTTtgtaattataaataaatttacaaaaatatattttactttttattcaaaatgttttaaaagGGTTTTATACAAAgataaacataatataaatctCTTAAAAATGAAACGTCAAAATTTATAGAGAACAAcataaaatgaaaaaaaaaaaaaaaatgtctattaatatatttttttttaataataaaagtatagaaaaaaaaaaaaaaaaacctGAACGTTCATACattttattactttttttttttttttgttcataatgtttatatttttatagaCAATAAATAGCTgttttttcaaaatatattatataaggaacatatattttaatcataataaatgaaaaaaatttaacatttatttataaaaagaagaaaaaaaaagcataaatgaataaataaataaatatatatatatctatatatttgttttgtatattttctttaaacATCAAAATATGCACACAAACAATTAGCGGTAGtgtttaaaatatatattttttatgagCTGTTCatgtaaatattaaatatacaaaaattttattagTTTATTTTCTCTAATTAcatgaaatatttatttacaaatttagcaattatttttatgtagacattttctataaaggacaagaaaattttttcttttattatattaaggtgtcaattataatttatttacatattttattattaatttttgaAATACGAGAAATAAAGTATAccattatttatattttaatgcttttataataatttactactttttgtatttttttataatttcgttcagaaatttatatgaatataacTGAACACATAACTGAGTAATAACCAttctaataataaacataattttatgtttccctatatcaatataaccagtttttacataaaataaataatttttttattattctatatgaattaaataaggaatagaaaaaattataaagaatttttttcaagCTCAATAATTTTCcaaattatatttttattataataaacataataatatcttaAGACAATTgtttaattataaatttctTTGTACATCAAAATGTCTTTCGAGATAAATTAggatatataattaaagaaaatattttctttttacacttaaatattttaatgaaATGTAAATCAATGtctataaaatattaaggTAATTACATTCAAaatttcataatatttctataatattctatataattgaaaaatgaagaaaaatttttaaaaatggattactttttctcattttgtttctaaaaatatgataatatatgatgtgaagaaaaaaaaaaaaaaaataaaagtattacaatccatatatatataattatttcttatatttcATAAGTCAATTCAAAGTAATTATACTTTTTTTGAAcattattgttatttttaataaacaaatttaaaataaaatggataaaaatatttttatataattatatttaagaatattttattaagatttttttatataaaacataaacATTTAAAATGATGTTTGtgttttaaaaagaaataaaattatgtacaatatatattaagtttcgaaaatttatttcatataaaaatatatgaaagAAATTCTCCATATTCgaaaattttataatagGAAAAAATGACACTTTAATCATTGTAACATTAAAATTACATTCaatatttcattttctGGTTATAATTTGGTGATTAATTacatttaaattattattataaaggttaaaaatatataacacTATACATAACAATTCTCaatatatatggaaaatTTAGAAATTTGTTCACTTTATAAAGTCATTATTATTCTGAAATTCACAAAATTAAAACTcatttatgttatatttctttctgggtttaaaaattatgttatatatgAATAGATAAATTCTATAACgaattaaattatattcgattaaaaatgtaaataatgatattacttttattaataaaaaaaaatcatagTTATTAaatttctatttttttgtttacCTTTTTTAAGTTAAATTCTAAATGATAACATGTTATATActctttttaatttaaagaaatatatatttttttttggaatGTTTATCATTCCATTCTTTATGTAATTAACTTTATTATGACTTCAAATTAAgctttatataatatttattttataaatgaaatatatatatttaattatatatattattaaatttatattttaattatatatattttttttaaagaaatatatattattatatttttttcattttagaacattaattaatatattaatgtttgtcttattttaattatataaattttagGAAATATTTATTGTGTATTACTAGAATTTATTTTCACGATAGgattattaatattttaaaatatattatatgtgtaaatatatttaaaaaaagtattatatatatttatatgcatgtaatatttttacttATATTGGAAATTAATGTGATATAGTGTATATGACttaatatttgttttaatttaaatattatatgtattttcCAAATTGTATGAATTACAAACATGATATGtttaaaatgaaatattatattatttattatttagaaataataaaattcatagataaaataagtaaataataattatttatgaAATTACATAAACTGCAATATTTGAAGcatatgatttattttataattttatatattattagaCTTCTATCGAATATTTTAAATCAACGACGTGGATTAATGTAAGTTTAAAAAATCttaaattttcttttgtaaaaaaagtagtttttaattaaaagaaaaaatatatatgtatacacAAGTGTCAaggaaataatataatttttaaagataaatttctttttcattcTATATGATAATgcttttattatataattgaaTCTTAAtccttatttttttgtaataatttATACTGAATTGTACAATAATGtatgagaaaaaaatgtattcctattttttattattatatgtatataaattaatatcattatatatgtttaaattaaatgtaattttttatgaaatttatagaaatatagaaatagaatatttttactgaagttaaatatatatgtgttacccttttataattttttttttctcttcatttttttgaaCAATTCTAATGAATTGTGAATAATgcaattttattttgttttacCATAACGTAAGGAATATAATGTCATTAAGTTACATTATGGATTAAATGATAAGAAGAATCTTTTCtattattaacattttATTTCCTTAATACTAAAgcaaataataatatatatttacttaTATTTAGGTATGTGAACATTCATGttttatcaatattaaAAGTAAAACATACATATGAATAACATTATTTCTAGTTTCATATGTGcatttttcatttaaatttataattaatatatataactttattataaatacatattaaaataaacatttaGTGGGTTATTCCATGAAAAAGGTAAAAAAGGTGATAACATTTGCATACAATATGAATTTATGTAAATTCagatttattttttattattaagtATGAATGAAATAGACGTgatataatgaaatatagAAGGACATATTAGACAATACTAGGTAATCATCtgtaaatattatatttctaaatgaattattattatttatttcttaataataacatttatGTTATcacaaataatattattttatttaaaggaaaaaagtgtgaacattatatatatgttacTTTGAACTTAAGATATTTGTACAATGGAAGgaaaatgaaattaaaagtataaacaatgaataaaatacaaaaactaaaaggtatattttttcttgtataaaagaatatatgttttatggattattataatattaataaataatatatttcaatacatagatttataatatttctttttaaaaaagaaatacTGTCTAAATACATTTTGacattaaaaaaacaaaatgaatttaaatgattttatatagaaaattctaaagtttaaaaaaaaaaaaaaaaaaaattaaaactatataataataaaacaaatatatatatatatacgGTAAAAAAAACGAGTAAAAGaaattgtttttatttatatatgttatattttctatttaCTCTGATATCGTTCTAACCATTTGTTTGCTTCTTCCATTTCTATTATTTCCTGTTTATCCGATTCTTCAAGCATAAAGTTAATACTTTCAaaaattttcttctttaaaGTTATGGATTCATATTCCTCCTCAGCACAATTTAATGTATCTGAATTAATTAAGTTtaacaaattttttttcaatacTTCTActttatttgtattttctTCAGTTGGATAATTATCTTGTCTTAATTTCCTCTTTTcattgatatatatatgatacTTATTTATAATAGTTGTATACAGTTTTTCCACCTCAGAAACTTCTGGTAAGATGAAATTAAgtttatcataattatatttttgaaaatatgAATGTTCCAAGATCTCCTTACATCCTCCATTAAACCCTAATCTTTCTTCTGGATTCATAGTTGTTAACTTTTCTATTAGGTCTATTAATTCAGAAGGTATTATGGATGGATATTTTAATtcccttttttttattttgttatagATGAACCATTCTGTTGAACCATCAAATGGAACGGTACATGTTGCTAGTTGGTAAATAGTACACCCAAGACTCCAAAAATCTCGTGCCTTACCACTgcatttatttattaatgCTTCTGGGGGAATAAAATTGGGAGAACCAACATAATTTTcaaatgtttttttttttctataattATTACCTGTATTTGTATCTTCTGCATAATCGTTACTTTTGAAAGAGCTCAAAATTTGAGcattttctttttccaaaattttattattaaacTCATAACTTTCATTATTCTTAAGTGTTTGAAGAACGCATTTGTTTGAATTTTgatcttttatatttttatcacttttttgaaaattagtattatttaaatcatTACTATTAAATTCTTCGCTATTTAAACTAccattatttttaaattcactttcattttttaaatcttcttttaaattattgttatttttttttaatacaaatttatttaattcttcatGATCTATTTTATCTTCCTCATTATTTGTTTTGATGCTTATGTTATCTAAATCTTTCGAAGTACCAAAATCAATCATTTTTATGGTTCCATCTTTGTttataagaaaattttCACATTTTAAGTCTctatgaataatatttttgttatgTATATATTCTAATGCATGTACCATTTGaagtattatattaaatgtaattttttcattaacACCAACACTACgaatttttaaaaattccCATAAATCATAATCAGcatattcatataataaataaacattttCTTTGTCTTTAAATGTTTCTATCAATTTAATAACATTTGCATGTCCTGGGATATTTAATTTTGACATAACGTTTTTTTCTGTTAACACATCATTTActttattcattttattcactttttcttttttgaatatttttaaggcatatttttttgaaggATCATTCTTTAATTTTACCATAAACACATCACTGAAGTTCCCAGTTCCTATGTGCATATATGTTTCAAAATCATCCttacaatattttttatttatgttatttttttcaacatttattacattttcttcaatatcatatatattcttattcAACAAAAACCctttcttcatttttatatctttatgttgtgttaattaaaaatgttaatatttcattttatatatttattatatatatatatatatatatatatatatatatattcaatcaattaaaaaatatgtaatataaacattttatgttgtctttttttgtttttttaaaatttgtattaaaattattttacataaatatatttatagttTTAGAATTAATATAAGTTTGATTCGGTCAATATtttagaatatataataatacaaataataagaaCATAATGAAAACCATACAAGCATAACGttacaaatattttatggTTTCAATTAAAAACGAATTATCcttttataaatgtatagctttaaatttataaaaataaaataataaagtgaaaatatttttgcgatattttatattttacattaattttttttttttctcttttgacaataaaaaaaaaaataaaaaaataaaataaaaaggaaaaactaaaacaaaaaaaatgataaaacaagattaaacaaaatgtttataaaacgaaatttataaaataaaccaattaaaagaaacaaaagaaaaaagaaaaatttttataagacttaaaaaattaaaaaatgaaaaatgggaaatatatttatgaaaatataacTAAAATTTATTCtaatgtattaaaaaaaataataataaatatatatatattatatacattttagttttataaaagttttatttttattttttttattttttgcATGTTTTTTTAACTTATACACACTATATTCTAATACAaattacaatatattttatcacTTTATAATCCAAATTActaattaaaataaataataaaaaataatatattatatgattcattaatttttctgtaaaatatttatgacacttttatataataaataagtattatatatatatattacaaattgtatttcttattatattgggccatatacattaatatcttcttttatttgaataaaaCTATCAAGAACTCCTAATATTCTATCATTTCCTTTTCCATTAatggaaaatatattatgtaatttttttatttgaattaaTTCTAGGTCAATAGCTTTTTTTTGAACAGCTACTCCAAATTGCTTCCATAAATCATCATCATAAATTTTCATATCTTGtaatattgttataatatcataCAAATGTTGTACATGCATGTTAATACACTTCCTTTTTagatgataaaataaatgataaagaaTTCTTCtatctttaatttttaatttatgtATGCTAACAACAATTTCATGCATCATTGAACTATTTACAGTGTGATCAAGTCTTAAAAATCGTGATAATTCTAATGCATATTCaattatctttttattttttatttcatattctCTTAAGCATACCCATATACTTGTTATGCCTTGGGCAGTTATCATCATTTTgttattttgtatattttttattatgaaattgaataaaaataaaaaaaaaaaaggatcACTTTTATTCATAATAGCATATGATTTCATTATCATACAAATATCTTGGATTAAGTTCTTTTTACAACCTAAGTTGTCTATTCTATTTTCACTATTATCTTCATACATATTTCCTAATTTATGTTTTTCTGATGATATCAATTCTTTAGTTTCATCGAAATATGTATGATCATTAAAATCTGTATTGGTATATTTATTTAGATATTCCTTTTCATTctcatttttaatttcaaaataagtactattttcattaatattcatatttatgTCATCCAAATGTTTTTTTGTTGcattattttcaataaCATGATTTAATTCTTCATCTAATGTgtttaataattcatatacTCTATTTTTTACACATATCATTTCTAAAGGAGGTAATCTGTTTATCTTAGAATACGCCCATGATATTAATGATATTTCATGAAGAGTCATTGTTTTAATACATGCTTTTAATATCTTATTGATTTCCATAAAAAGGTCtgataaataaaaattattttttgcATAACTCCAAGCTATTAAACTAATtgatttattatcataatttaatatattattctttaGTACATTTTCATAGATAAATAATAGAGATTTTGTATGTCCCAAAACAGCATACCtaaatataagaataagacaattataaaatataaaaaataattttttttatatttataataaaaaagtttatagatattatataaaggataatgatataatagcctattttttttttttttttacctATGTACAAGTGTGCTTATGTTTGATctaaacatatttatatttttgtatatgaaatcattataattattaaaagtTGGAGATAACAAATCTACTTTTTTCATATGGTGTATATAAGTTAATGAAGCCACTATATCTCTTTTAGTAAAACATTctgaattattaaaaaacaaaattaaattatattataattatatatcatataaactacagtataatatataaaattaatcataattaaaatatatatatatatataatatattgtgTTTATACCTTTATTGTCATTACAAAATCTCATGAATTCATCAAAATAcgtatatttattcatcAAACTAGCATAATAGGTATCATGTTTCCAATTTAATATCTTCGAgtatctttttataattaagGAAAAATTCATTGTACTTATTATGGGAGGATTATAATCATTGTAGAGTTAACCtttcttcatatttaaataaaaaaatatataataaataaataaataaatatatatatatataaataaatgtatatactatatacaaaataataagtCAAGTCAAGTAATTAATTATGGCTCCTAAAATATATcatgttattatttaaaaagtgtgacaattaaatatatattataattcGAAATTTTTCTTAGGGATAAAAAAAGGGtaagataaaaaaaaaaataaaataactTATCGATTAATGTGTAATACctcaaaattttttatttattaagttatatgtaataaagagtttttacaaaatgaagaaaaacataa
It encodes the following:
- a CDS encoding hypothetical protein (conserved Plasmodium protein, unknown function), coding for MNFSLIIKRYSKILNWKHDTYYASLMNKYTYFDEFMRFCNDNKECFTKRDIVASLTYIHHMKKVDLLSPTFNNYNDFIYKNINMFRSNISTLVHRYAVLGHTKSLLFIYENVLKNNILNYDNKSISLIAWSYAKNNFYLSDLFMEINKILKACIKTMTLHEISLISWAYSKINRLPPLEMICVKNRVYELLNTLDEELNHVIENNATKKHLDDINMNINENSTYFEIKNENEKEYLNKYTNTDFNDHTYFDETKELISSEKHKLGNMYEDNSENRIDNLGCKKNLIQDICMIMKSYAIMNKSDPFFFLFLFNFIIKNIQNNKMMITAQGITSIWVCLREYEIKNKKIIEYALELSRFLRLDHTVNSSMMHEIVVSIHKLKIKDRRILYHLFYHLKRKCINMHVQHLYDIITILQDMKIYDDDLWKQFGVAVQKKAIDLELIQIKKLHNIFSINGKGNDRILGVLDSFIQIKEDINVYGPI
- a CDS encoding putative serine/threonine protein kinase; the protein is MKKGFLLNKNIYDIEENVINVEKNNINKKYCKDDFETYMHIGTGNFSDVFMVKLKNDPSKKYALKIFKKEKVNKMNKVNDVLTEKNVMSKLNIPGHANVIKLIETFKDKENVYLLYEYADYDLWEFLKIRSVGVNEKITFNIILQMVHALEYIHNKNIIHRDLKCENFLINKDGTIKMIDFGTSKDLDNISIKTNNEEDKIDHEELNKFVLKKNNNNLKEDLKNESEFKNNGSLNSEEFNSNDLNNTNFQKSDKNIKDQNSNKCVLQTLKNNESYEFNNKILEKENAQILSSFKSNDYAEDTNTGNNYRKKKTFENYVGSPNFIPPEALINKCSGKARDFWSLGCTIYQLATCTVPFDGSTEWFIYNKIKKRELKYPSIIPSELIDLIEKLTTMNPEERLGFNGGCKEILEHSYFQKYNYDKLNFILPEVSEVEKLYTTIINKYHIYINEKRKLRQDNYPTEENTNKVEVLKKNLLNLINSDTLNCAEEEYESITLKKKIFESINFMLEESDKQEIIEMEEANKWLERYQSK
- a CDS encoding peptidase, M16 family, producing MKHTKITKYLTINIFILLILVFQKYSSCQNSLNNSKNNYGLNDQELRAMLFGLNSDPSKRDKNNKVNRDVMKNESSLLLRNLINEETLSEKNDKVVNDIKNVNNSTEKKINSISKGNNNIHNINENQNANVELKTDNILDNTTEQDDINEKNNENGNMIHKNIYNNILNDPYDIYSTNAYINKSDITNLNYSANDVINNDKINESYEEKNIVNNSELNKLTGSDHSNKNDINKNTEKNETFNSSSTSNEKKETYIKGQNENDLNNEHIFNNNDINNNVQYKNKVNIISVDKNNTDRDDNNLYEKNNVDLKYNNDLIKEGKNKRNNKLNNYKFNMNKVIDNKNFNKYTETYNKISEPEQQSNSNNNLGIPTLTKKEVPIKNHNKFSSNGKILENKDIDKISETSKQYDSNLKSNDIKNFKNNDTKYNATLTEDNKNGHSITTNKNNEKKEYNMKNSNENKYVFNTEKTNVNNDTLKEGRNKDKYLNNQTDVNINNLHERDINLYNKNESDKKLEQSFREEDIKNAYLPENKNFQKTLTNNENDEDNNKIPPIDHSYNELDKKGNYNKNEIGKIKKNNEENKQNIIEEIMNPEKIKENHEQNIQYSKNDPITDIQNSTNAILKKIKPTEFEKYTKDELHNVPSSEVRDDNLNEINRKGETNMFSEKSTLKKGENDWNEYEYFKLKSNELKVLGIINKYSPKGGFSISVNCGGYDDFRDIPGISNLLRHAIFYKSEKRITTLLSELGKYSSENNSRIGESFTTYYAIGKSENIYNILTLFSQNLFYPLFDEDFIENEVREINNKYISMENNSLNCLKMISQFITDLKYSKFFFHGNYITLCNNVLKNGLNIKKLLYNFHKKCYQPKNMALTILLGKKGNSYDHYSMNDIEKFVIDIFEKIKNYDNLNESNKREKEKHIVHLKDDTFNIEKKDNYNDSRLVYNATQNNSKDKEEKIKFIELINEFNNYVLDLNQKGRYIEILKKEGWRDQIYLYWSSKISIDLYKKIEEYGSITFIHDILLDLRKNGLYDKICVENQYAYDLKVISSCNKYYVNYGILINLTKKGKKNLRHLMHIINVFIKEISKLFDHDSLNKGINKYILDYYREKALITDVNYNNDNKYIELNDLINYSNILLDHSDDSSLILSINNLIEDKNKNDFRNHIKITSLLGSLMKNENTNIINVVDTFSIRNQSMIPYSNIIYVIGENPYMVNESNIVNDINLILPEIKVCPFNSLVNNKILFNEKSFFCVPYNSSENFEYSESEEKFISEENKDIFKSNILYNIPCLIKSSYGYNIYFKRGLTHISKVKTDFIFYFPSEKFTFYESVFTRIHIIILQKKMERFLSDYTTCSVNANIMHDTISYTLSIESNGYFFEEFFNKIQELLSLKEIPSREEYNEAYDELNIIIQTDTTSGVDKSLKIMYSLFNKYIPTNKEMYDILNAYFFYPSYNSYRTYINEYFLRNYVVIFIYGNIIISDIKGEENITKNNNSIFDNNKSMNYYNEGDAIDKNNNRNNNGVESDNGSNNDYINNENNSSIRDTNKYTNIDYNNNNNNKDGGTYIVNEKIYEGEENKKNPTYLKKQEQFLEKQENKNREGENKSQSLQISYNGSGIEYLVKLCESFISKVTNKVIKKSESTYYTKKLINDEDIEIDIHDPGQDLSNSITVSYIIESETLLNNVLINIIVDLISSDFIKFVKIKYNDGYVVEVRTFFTYNGLGGLLFIIQSFDKDVEQLESDICTFVKYITFQLLNIDISDLKKQLQNMKEHYIMNNTIFTFNQEYSSILDELIIGHECFDKKYKIIQIFDELINCPNIILNKINYILRKSKKNIFKEYKKANIVNIQNNNKDRTKGHDYLHVNQKCNYSYRKNMKMSNIQISDNSELFIKKKSKNKYKYVSSNRTTQSNNIYKKENLFNFSNFVEIKEKGFFKYIISYFRKNNKKDSNDDNYLDFESCDEEMSKDNFQIFYNFTNDINKIRKYFSAKFINDKEVKENCSINYEEIRKYCYDHNINKDNMIRTKIDV